The following coding sequences lie in one Mycobacterium sp. 050128 genomic window:
- a CDS encoding lytic transglycosylase domain-containing protein: MNRRHVCAAPVAFAMIVVAIVGCGQSAASPAMFAEAPGVPLGVQPQLASDPAQLAKDLVADELALRDPSTPEAALAAAAHREQAAYRAIGRHPEWDATVRPLVPASLLDVYDRNVDARRQLQAMAQVRDTVPAWRIDPPAPVDELMGYYHAAEAESGVGWNYLAAINLVETRFGSINGVSTAGAQGPMQFLPSTFASYGQGGDVNSPHDSIMAAGRMLNANGFANDPDRAIYSYNHAHQYVQAVDDYAALIGADPAAFGTFYRWDVYYVTTAGDVLLPIGYAASSPIPVADYLAAHAQ, from the coding sequence ATGAACCGTAGACACGTGTGCGCCGCGCCGGTTGCCTTCGCGATGATCGTCGTCGCAATCGTCGGCTGTGGGCAGTCGGCGGCGTCACCGGCGATGTTCGCCGAGGCGCCGGGCGTGCCCCTCGGCGTGCAGCCGCAGCTGGCATCCGACCCCGCGCAGCTGGCCAAAGATCTCGTCGCTGACGAACTCGCGCTGCGCGACCCGTCGACACCGGAGGCCGCGCTGGCCGCGGCGGCGCATCGCGAGCAAGCGGCTTACCGGGCGATCGGGCGGCATCCGGAATGGGATGCGACCGTCCGACCGCTCGTCCCGGCGTCGTTACTCGATGTCTACGACCGCAATGTCGACGCCCGTCGACAGCTCCAGGCGATGGCGCAAGTGCGGGACACCGTACCGGCCTGGCGCATCGACCCGCCGGCTCCGGTCGACGAGTTGATGGGCTACTACCACGCGGCGGAAGCCGAGTCCGGCGTCGGCTGGAACTACCTGGCCGCGATCAACCTGGTCGAGACGCGTTTCGGCAGTATCAACGGCGTGAGCACCGCCGGCGCCCAAGGCCCGATGCAGTTCTTGCCGTCGACGTTCGCCTCCTACGGCCAGGGCGGTGACGTCAACTCGCCCCACGACAGCATCATGGCGGCGGGCCGCATGCTCAACGCCAACGGATTTGCCAACGACCCCGATCGCGCCATCTACAGCTACAACCACGCGCACCAATACGTGCAGGCGGTCGACGACTACGCCGCGTTGATCGGGGCCGATCCCGCGGCGTTTGGCACGTTCTACCGCTGGGACGTCTACTACGTCACGACCGCCGGCGACGTGTTGCTGCCCATCGGTTACGCCGCGTCGTCACCGATCCCCGTCGCGGACTATCTAGCCGCCCACGCGCAGTAG